In Synechococcus sp. CB0101, a genomic segment contains:
- a CDS encoding tetratricopeptide repeat protein, giving the protein MSRGFQPSRKIRERSTPTGLAELQQLVQHHAAGQLTDPLSAYRDLQDRGVQHPVLAFNLAQLEFAAGELERADHCLDQTLKMQSDLAVAWALRGTIKRRLGEIQAALECLQRALELDEHQFPAWLTLSVLFHDQGSYLEAIKASTRALDLQSDSAAAHANHSMILLALGQSSEAEHHARLSVQNDAELPEAFLNLGNALHAQERWDDAIQALQEAIRLRPLFAPALSSLGNALRAKDQLLEAEEMFRRSMEAEPSYFQAYSNLAITQRALGQLDQALDTALKALELAPDHADVHSNLGVICHERGEWGEAEAALRRSLELAPDHAESHFSLASILLQQGDYEQGWLEYEWRFTHNARHPIVREVSDRPRWLGPQQQSHVQQIVLLHEQGLGDSFQFIRFAPLLSAYAKSVVFTCPKPLMALFASSGLVDEVLPIDVDSEQLSRDAVWLPLMSLPAVLGLSESSFGEAIPYLPVDGERVKFWRKKLDSCCCLIALNWQGNPEHEKTTSRGRSIPLEAFAPLAMLPGVRFISLQKGYGSEQLATCSFKEQFVSCQDEIDAAWDFEDAAALMACSDLVISSDTSAAHLAGAVGARLWMPLKRVPEWRWGTGGSTSPWYPTATLFRQERDGDWSVPVQAMRQDLELEILAASERAS; this is encoded by the coding sequence GTGAGTCGCGGATTTCAGCCCAGCCGCAAGATTCGAGAGCGTTCAACACCAACAGGTTTGGCTGAACTTCAGCAACTGGTTCAACACCATGCCGCTGGCCAGTTAACCGATCCCTTATCGGCTTATCGTGATCTACAGGATCGCGGAGTTCAGCATCCCGTTCTTGCTTTCAATCTGGCTCAGCTGGAGTTCGCAGCCGGTGAGCTTGAGCGTGCTGATCATTGCCTGGATCAGACTCTCAAGATGCAATCGGATCTCGCAGTCGCTTGGGCTCTGCGCGGAACCATAAAGCGCCGCCTCGGTGAAATTCAAGCAGCGTTGGAGTGTTTGCAGAGAGCGCTCGAGCTGGATGAACATCAATTTCCAGCATGGCTTACCTTGTCGGTTTTATTCCATGATCAAGGAAGCTATCTGGAGGCGATCAAGGCCTCGACGCGCGCCCTCGATCTGCAATCGGATTCAGCGGCAGCGCATGCGAACCATTCGATGATTCTTCTGGCGCTTGGTCAGAGTTCTGAGGCTGAGCATCATGCTCGTTTATCCGTTCAGAACGATGCTGAGCTGCCAGAAGCATTTCTCAACTTAGGAAATGCCTTGCATGCGCAGGAGCGTTGGGATGATGCGATTCAGGCACTTCAAGAGGCGATTCGTCTGAGGCCTCTCTTTGCGCCTGCACTCTCCAGCCTGGGTAATGCACTGCGCGCCAAGGATCAGTTGTTGGAGGCAGAGGAGATGTTTCGGAGATCGATGGAAGCTGAGCCAAGCTACTTTCAGGCTTATTCCAACCTCGCCATTACTCAGAGAGCCCTTGGACAGCTGGATCAGGCTCTCGACACTGCCCTCAAAGCACTTGAGTTAGCGCCCGATCATGCCGACGTGCATAGCAATTTGGGAGTGATTTGCCATGAGCGTGGGGAATGGGGAGAGGCTGAGGCGGCCTTGCGACGTTCTCTGGAGTTAGCGCCCGATCATGCTGAATCCCATTTCAGCTTGGCCTCAATCCTGCTTCAGCAGGGTGATTATGAGCAGGGCTGGCTTGAGTATGAATGGCGTTTCACTCACAATGCACGTCATCCAATCGTGCGCGAGGTCAGTGATCGACCTCGCTGGTTAGGACCTCAACAGCAATCTCATGTTCAGCAAATCGTTTTGTTGCATGAACAGGGTCTGGGTGACAGTTTTCAATTCATTCGGTTTGCACCCTTGCTAAGCGCCTATGCCAAGAGCGTTGTGTTCACGTGTCCAAAGCCGTTGATGGCGTTGTTTGCCTCATCCGGCTTGGTGGATGAGGTACTGCCGATCGATGTGGATTCAGAGCAACTGTCGCGTGATGCCGTCTGGTTGCCGTTGATGAGCCTGCCGGCGGTGCTTGGGCTTTCGGAATCCAGTTTCGGTGAAGCGATTCCTTATCTGCCTGTTGATGGAGAGCGGGTCAAGTTCTGGCGGAAGAAGCTCGATTCTTGCTGTTGTCTGATTGCTTTGAACTGGCAGGGAAATCCTGAGCACGAAAAAACAACGTCTCGCGGGCGTTCTATTCCGCTCGAAGCATTTGCTCCTTTGGCCATGCTGCCCGGTGTTCGCTTCATCTCCCTCCAGAAAGGATACGGATCTGAGCAGCTAGCCACCTGTAGTTTCAAGGAACAGTTTGTGTCGTGCCAGGACGAGATTGACGCCGCTTGGGATTTCGAAGATGCCGCAGCGTTGATGGCTTGCTCCGATCTGGTGATCAGCTCGGATACCTCCGCTGCCCATTTGGCAGGAGCGGTGGGAGCCCGGTTGTGGATGCCACTGAAACGGGTCCCTGAGTGGCGCTGGGGCACCGGCGGCTCCACCAGCCCTTGGTATCCAACCGCCACCCTGTTTCGCCAGGAGCGCGACGGTGATTGGTCGGTCCCAGTTCAGGCGATGCGACAAGATTTGGAGCTTGAGATACTGGCTGCTTCGGAGCGCGCAAGCTGA
- the holA gene encoding DNA polymerase III subunit delta, which produces MPIHLLWGDDEAARTRAVDTLIREHTDPAWQSINLARLDGNDTSQATQALEEARTPPFGGGDRVVVLQRSPFCNQCPAELAEQLEASLALIPDNCHLLLVNSGKPDGRLRTTKALQKLVKAGEAKEQSFQLPAVWDGAGQVELVQRTARELGLQLEPAAAEALSEAIGSDSARLASELEKLALYVGAQAITTAAVEALVGSHATNALQVGDALLAGKPAEAVALVDALLEANEPALRIVATLCGQIRGWLWVSLLDQQGESDVNAIAKAAGIGNPKRIYVMRKQIRGRQPARFLALLRQLLEVEAALKRGSDPGDAFRDGFLLTS; this is translated from the coding sequence ATGCCCATCCATTTGCTCTGGGGCGACGACGAAGCAGCCCGCACCCGGGCGGTGGACACCCTTATCCGTGAGCACACCGATCCGGCCTGGCAGAGCATCAACTTGGCCCGCCTCGATGGCAACGACACCAGCCAGGCCACGCAAGCCCTCGAAGAGGCGCGCACACCACCCTTCGGCGGCGGCGATCGAGTGGTGGTGCTGCAGCGCAGTCCCTTCTGCAACCAGTGCCCAGCTGAGCTGGCGGAGCAGCTGGAGGCCTCACTGGCCCTGATCCCCGACAACTGCCATCTGCTGCTGGTGAACAGTGGCAAACCGGATGGCCGCCTGCGCACCACCAAAGCGCTGCAGAAGCTCGTCAAGGCTGGCGAAGCCAAGGAGCAAAGCTTTCAGCTGCCGGCCGTGTGGGATGGCGCCGGCCAGGTGGAGCTGGTTCAGCGCACCGCCCGGGAGTTGGGGCTGCAGCTCGAGCCAGCAGCGGCCGAAGCCCTCAGCGAAGCGATCGGCAGCGACAGCGCCCGCCTGGCGAGCGAGCTGGAGAAGCTGGCCCTCTATGTGGGCGCACAAGCGATCACCACCGCGGCCGTCGAAGCCCTGGTGGGCAGCCACGCCACCAACGCCCTCCAGGTGGGCGATGCCCTGCTCGCCGGCAAGCCCGCCGAAGCCGTGGCCTTGGTGGATGCCCTGCTGGAGGCCAATGAGCCAGCGCTGCGGATCGTGGCCACCCTTTGTGGGCAGATCCGCGGCTGGCTGTGGGTGAGCCTGCTGGATCAACAGGGCGAAAGCGATGTGAATGCCATCGCCAAGGCCGCCGGCATTGGCAACCCCAAACGCATCTATGTGATGCGCAAACAGATTCGCGGCCGTCAGCCGGCCCGGTTCCTGGCCTTGCTGCGGCAACTGCTGGAGGTGGAAGCCGCCCTCAAACGCGGCAGCGATCCGGGCGATGCCTTCCGGGATGGCTTCCTGCTCACGAGCTGA
- the purF gene encoding amidophosphoribosyltransferase, producing MHNAETNQKVGTAVTDVHSVSRPTTEQLSSEAFNPERPDKPEEACGVFAVLAKDQPVANLTYFGLYALQHRGQESAGIAVFDADPGEAARPKVRMHKDMGLVSQVFDQSVLERLPGQLAIGHNRYSTTGSSKACNAQPVLLNTRLGPLAFAHNGNLVNAGELREAIAADIPEVEFTSTTDSELIAFAIQHAVNQGLGWEAAIREAASRCRGAFSLVIGTPEGLYALRDGHGIRPLVFGHMGERSEAQWVVSSETCGLDIIGASFDGDVEPGELMHFRLGDPEPSRSRWITEPAKLCVFEMIYFARPDSRFFGESLYSYRVRIGEVLARETPVEADIVIGVPDSGIPAAIGYSQYSGIPFGDGLIKNRYVGRTFIQPTQAMREAGIRVKLNPLPDVLAGKRVVVIDDSIVRGTTSRKLVAAIRDAGATEVHMRISSPPVTHPCFYGIDTDTQDQLIAARLTLEEIAAHLGVDSLAYLSKEGMVEAAQANAGHFCTACFDGAYPIDMDESVSGSKLMLEPKGIAATV from the coding sequence ATGCACAATGCTGAAACAAACCAGAAGGTGGGAACTGCGGTGACCGACGTGCACTCCGTCTCGCGTCCCACGACTGAACAGCTCTCATCTGAGGCCTTCAACCCCGAGCGCCCCGACAAGCCGGAAGAGGCCTGCGGTGTGTTTGCAGTGCTGGCAAAGGATCAGCCTGTGGCCAACCTCACCTATTTCGGCCTCTACGCCCTGCAGCACCGCGGCCAGGAGTCGGCGGGGATTGCGGTGTTTGATGCCGATCCCGGCGAGGCAGCGCGTCCCAAGGTGCGCATGCACAAGGACATGGGCCTGGTGAGCCAGGTGTTTGACCAGAGCGTGCTGGAGCGTCTACCCGGCCAACTGGCCATTGGGCACAACCGCTACTCCACCACCGGCAGCAGCAAGGCTTGCAACGCCCAGCCGGTGCTGCTCAACACTCGCCTCGGCCCCCTCGCCTTCGCGCACAACGGCAACCTGGTGAATGCCGGCGAACTGCGCGAAGCAATTGCTGCCGATATCCCCGAGGTGGAGTTCACCTCCACCACCGATTCGGAGCTGATCGCTTTTGCGATCCAGCACGCCGTGAATCAGGGCCTGGGTTGGGAAGCGGCGATCCGCGAGGCCGCCAGCCGCTGCCGCGGTGCCTTCAGCCTGGTGATCGGCACGCCGGAGGGGCTGTATGCCCTGCGCGATGGCCACGGCATTCGGCCGCTGGTGTTTGGCCACATGGGCGAGCGCAGCGAGGCCCAGTGGGTGGTGAGCAGCGAAACCTGTGGGCTCGACATCATCGGCGCCAGCTTCGACGGCGATGTGGAGCCCGGCGAACTCATGCACTTTCGCCTCGGCGATCCCGAGCCCAGCCGCAGCCGCTGGATCACAGAGCCCGCGAAGCTCTGCGTGTTCGAGATGATCTATTTCGCCCGGCCTGATAGCCGTTTCTTCGGCGAATCGCTGTACAGCTACCGCGTGCGCATCGGCGAAGTGCTGGCGCGCGAAACGCCGGTAGAGGCCGACATCGTGATCGGCGTGCCCGATTCCGGCATCCCGGCGGCGATCGGCTATTCGCAGTACAGCGGCATCCCCTTCGGCGATGGCCTGATCAAAAACCGCTACGTGGGCCGCACCTTCATCCAGCCCACCCAGGCGATGCGTGAAGCCGGCATCCGCGTGAAGCTCAACCCCCTCCCGGATGTGCTCGCCGGCAAGCGCGTGGTCGTGATCGACGACTCCATCGTGCGCGGCACCACCAGCCGCAAGCTCGTAGCCGCCATCCGCGATGCCGGTGCCACCGAGGTGCACATGCGGATCAGTTCCCCGCCGGTGACCCACCCCTGCTTCTACGGCATCGACACCGACACCCAGGATCAGCTGATTGCCGCCCGCCTCACCCTCGAGGAGATCGCCGCCCACCTCGGCGTGGATTCCCTCGCCTACCTGAGCAAGGAGGGCATGGTGGAAGCCGCCCAGGCCAACGCGGGCCACTTCTGCACGGCCTGCTTCGATGGCGCCTATCCGATCGACATGGATGAGAGCGTGAGCGGTAGCAAGCTGATGCTCGAGCCCAAGGGGATTGCTGCCACGGTGTGA
- a CDS encoding precorrin-8X methylmutase yields the protein MAEARASFDHPIFSESIRLIRAALADTAFSLERWSPVEQDVLLRLIHSSGDLTLANDVHFSEGACVAGLQALAAGAAILTDTAMAAAAVAPMAGRTFGNAVHSVLDWAPSQAPEGSTRAAAGMAEALQAHPVAVVLIGSAPTALELLLEQVAAGQSAPPALVIGMPVGFVGVAESKRHLAQSALPQIRLEGSRGGASLVGAAVNALLRRAWLEPVFSGQRRP from the coding sequence GTGGCTGAGGCCCGGGCCAGCTTTGACCATCCGATCTTCAGCGAGAGCATTCGGCTGATTCGTGCCGCCCTGGCGGATACCGCTTTCAGCCTCGAGCGTTGGTCTCCCGTGGAGCAAGACGTGCTGCTGCGTCTGATCCACAGCAGCGGTGATCTGACCCTCGCCAACGACGTGCACTTCTCAGAAGGGGCCTGTGTTGCTGGTCTTCAGGCGTTGGCAGCTGGCGCTGCGATCCTCACGGACACCGCCATGGCGGCCGCTGCTGTGGCTCCGATGGCTGGGCGCACCTTTGGTAACGCCGTGCACAGCGTGCTGGATTGGGCGCCCTCTCAAGCACCCGAGGGCAGCACCCGAGCCGCTGCTGGCATGGCTGAGGCGTTGCAGGCCCATCCAGTTGCCGTGGTGTTGATCGGCAGTGCGCCAACGGCTTTGGAGCTGTTGTTGGAGCAGGTGGCTGCGGGGCAATCGGCGCCACCGGCGTTGGTGATCGGTATGCCGGTGGGGTTTGTGGGGGTGGCCGAGAGCAAGCGCCACCTGGCGCAAAGCGCCTTACCCCAAATCCGCCTGGAGGGCAGCCGAGGGGGAGCGAGTTTGGTGGGTGCTGCCGTGAACGCCTTGCTGCGGCGGGCTTGGCTCGAGCCGGTGTTCAGCGGACAGCGCAGGCCTTGA
- a CDS encoding DUF6165 family protein: MPLLIPASVGELIDKITILEIKQQRIADAAKQLNISRELQALMAVVEEQELGYHSGALAELGQQLSAVNQQLWDIEDDIRECERQADFGTRFVELARAVYHRNDERAALKRRINEQCGSELVEEKSYAAY; the protein is encoded by the coding sequence ATGCCCCTGTTGATTCCGGCTTCGGTGGGTGAGCTGATCGACAAGATCACCATCCTCGAGATCAAGCAGCAGCGCATCGCCGATGCAGCCAAGCAGCTGAACATCAGTCGAGAGCTGCAGGCCTTGATGGCAGTGGTGGAGGAGCAGGAGCTGGGCTATCACTCCGGTGCTCTGGCAGAACTCGGTCAACAGCTTTCGGCTGTGAATCAGCAGCTTTGGGACATTGAAGACGACATTCGCGAATGTGAGCGTCAGGCGGATTTTGGGACTCGTTTTGTGGAGCTGGCCCGTGCTGTGTATCACCGCAACGATGAGCGTGCTGCCCTGAAGCGGCGCATCAATGAGCAGTGCGGTTCGGAGTTGGTGGAGGAGAAGTCCTACGCGGCTTACTGA
- a CDS encoding aspartate kinase: MALLVQKFGGTSVADVERIQAVAQRIAASRQAGNDLVIVVSAMGHTTDELTGLARAISSNPPQREMDMLLATGEQVSIALLAMALNALGVPAVSMTGPQVGILTESAHGRARILEVRTDRLQRLLGDGNVVVVAGFQGTSSGLSGLPEITTLGRGGSDTSAVALAAALGADACEIYTDVPGVLTTDPRKVADAQLMDTITCNEMLELASLGAAVLHPRAVEIARNYGVPLVVRSSWSDQPGTLLTSDAASRRGSGEGLELGKPVDGAELDTDQAVLALAHVPDRPGVAAQLFEALSAAGLNVDLIVQSTHEADTACSGDHCGFTNDIAFTVAEAQLDRAQLVCREVLAAMGPGAETATISAQGGMAKLSISGAGIMGRPGVAARLFDTLAKGGINLRLIATSEVKVSCLVAGHQGNKALQAAAQCFELNERQLHLNPPPSGAGEPEVRGVALDRDQAQVAVRRIPDKPGTAAAVCRVLADAGISLDAIVQSERSHGSGDQQSRDMGFCLKREELERARTALQPLLNQWPGASLEEGMAIARVSAVGAGMPCTAGTAARMFRSLAEAGVNIEMIATSEIRTSCVVPEGDGVKALQVVHAAFGLGGAVQHQAQGTEAPV; encoded by the coding sequence ATGGCCCTGCTGGTCCAGAAGTTCGGCGGCACCTCCGTGGCCGATGTGGAGCGGATCCAGGCCGTGGCCCAGCGCATCGCCGCCAGCCGCCAGGCCGGAAACGATCTGGTGATCGTGGTGTCGGCCATGGGCCACACCACTGATGAGCTCACGGGGTTGGCGCGGGCGATCAGCAGCAACCCGCCCCAGCGGGAGATGGACATGCTGCTGGCCACCGGTGAGCAGGTGTCGATCGCGCTCCTGGCGATGGCGCTCAACGCCCTGGGGGTGCCGGCCGTCTCGATGACCGGCCCCCAGGTGGGCATTCTCACCGAATCAGCCCATGGCCGCGCTCGCATCCTCGAGGTGCGCACCGACCGCCTGCAGCGGCTGCTGGGCGACGGCAACGTGGTGGTGGTGGCTGGCTTCCAGGGGACCAGCAGTGGGTTGAGCGGCCTGCCCGAGATCACTACCCTGGGCCGCGGCGGCTCCGACACCTCGGCTGTGGCCCTGGCAGCCGCGCTCGGCGCCGATGCCTGCGAGATCTACACCGATGTGCCGGGGGTGCTCACCACTGACCCGCGCAAAGTGGCCGATGCCCAGCTGATGGACACGATCACCTGCAACGAAATGCTCGAGCTGGCCAGCCTCGGCGCAGCGGTGTTGCACCCGCGGGCCGTGGAGATCGCCCGCAACTACGGCGTGCCCCTGGTGGTGCGCTCCAGCTGGAGCGATCAGCCCGGCACCCTGCTCACCAGCGATGCCGCCAGCCGCCGCGGTAGCGGCGAGGGCCTCGAGCTGGGGAAACCCGTGGATGGCGCCGAACTCGACACCGACCAGGCCGTGCTGGCCCTGGCCCATGTGCCCGACCGCCCCGGAGTGGCAGCCCAGCTGTTTGAAGCGCTTTCAGCCGCGGGTCTGAACGTGGATCTGATCGTGCAATCCACCCATGAAGCCGACACCGCCTGCAGCGGCGATCATTGCGGCTTCACCAATGACATCGCCTTCACCGTGGCCGAGGCGCAGCTGGATCGCGCTCAGCTGGTGTGCCGCGAGGTGCTGGCAGCCATGGGACCCGGCGCCGAAACCGCCACGATCAGCGCCCAGGGCGGCATGGCCAAACTGAGCATCTCGGGTGCCGGGATCATGGGTCGCCCCGGAGTGGCGGCCCGCCTGTTCGACACCCTCGCCAAGGGCGGCATCAACCTGCGCCTGATCGCCACCAGCGAAGTGAAGGTGAGCTGTCTGGTGGCTGGCCATCAAGGCAATAAGGCGCTGCAGGCGGCAGCCCAGTGCTTCGAGCTGAACGAGCGCCAGCTGCATCTCAACCCGCCACCCTCCGGCGCCGGCGAACCGGAAGTGCGCGGCGTGGCCCTGGATCGCGACCAAGCCCAGGTGGCCGTGCGCCGGATCCCCGACAAGCCGGGCACCGCCGCAGCCGTGTGCCGCGTGCTCGCCGATGCCGGCATCAGCCTCGATGCGATCGTGCAATCAGAACGCAGCCACGGCTCCGGCGATCAGCAAAGCCGCGACATGGGCTTCTGCCTCAAGCGCGAGGAACTGGAGCGAGCCCGTACCGCTCTGCAGCCTCTCCTGAATCAATGGCCCGGCGCCAGCCTTGAAGAGGGCATGGCCATTGCCCGCGTGAGTGCCGTTGGCGCCGGCATGCCCTGCACCGCCGGCACCGCCGCGCGCATGTTCCGCTCCCTGGCGGAAGCGGGGGTGAACATCGAGATGATCGCCACCAGCGAGATCCGCACCAGCTGCGTGGTGCCAGAGGGCGATGGCGTGAAGGCGCTGCAGGTGGTGCACGCGGCCTTTGGCTTGGGCGGTGCAGTGCAACACCAGGCGCAGGGCACGGAGGCCCCCGTGTGA
- a CDS encoding type II toxin-antitoxin system Phd/YefM family antitoxin, with product MQDTPLGVEEARRRLPELLERASAGEAFVIQRHKKPMAALVPIGGQPPNDPLERQRQIQGLMTLQGSGRGCWDPNQRHPARPAATAPNLVQPLETPNAFSPGQLVRGSRIALDGSALVAFLADAKGTGKYLKPIMQGIAQGTWQGVISSVSLARVLEGPLAQGDEVLTQRYATAFTNPQQWRQVPADGALVLAAARLQRQEPQLEAIQALELATAIASEAAVLVTDHPALAQTGQHPVLSALRL from the coding sequence ATGCAGGACACCCCCCTGGGCGTTGAAGAAGCGCGCCGTCGCCTGCCGGAGCTGTTGGAACGCGCATCCGCTGGTGAGGCGTTTGTGATCCAGCGGCACAAAAAGCCCATGGCCGCTCTGGTGCCCATCGGTGGCCAGCCGCCCAACGATCCCCTGGAGCGCCAACGCCAAATCCAAGGCCTGATGACCCTGCAGGGCAGCGGCCGAGGCTGCTGGGATCCGAACCAGCGGCACCCCGCCAGACCCGCTGCCACGGCTCCGAACCTCGTTCAACCCCTCGAGACCCCCAACGCCTTCAGCCCAGGACAGCTGGTGCGGGGCAGTCGGATCGCCCTGGATGGATCAGCGCTGGTGGCCTTCCTGGCGGATGCCAAGGGGACCGGCAAATACCTGAAACCGATCATGCAAGGCATCGCCCAGGGCACCTGGCAGGGGGTGATCAGCAGCGTGAGCCTGGCGCGGGTCTTGGAGGGTCCGCTGGCGCAAGGGGATGAAGTCCTGACACAGCGCTATGCCACCGCCTTCACCAACCCCCAGCAATGGAGGCAGGTACCCGCGGATGGTGCCCTCGTACTCGCCGCAGCGCGCCTGCAGCGCCAGGAACCGCAGCTCGAAGCGATCCAAGCCCTGGAACTCGCCACCGCCATCGCTTCGGAAGCGGCCGTGTTGGTGACCGATCACCCCGCCCTCGCCCAGACTGGCCAGCACCCGGTGCTCAGCGCCCTGCGCCTCTGA
- the purL gene encoding phosphoribosylformylglycinamidine synthase subunit PurL, which produces MVAAPEYSVPDALKKENLSQPDYDEICRRLGRAPNRAELGMFGVMWSEHCCYRNSRPLLQGFPTSGPRILVGPGENAGVVDLGEGQRLAFKIESHNHPSAVEPFQGAATGVGGILRDIFTMGARPIALLNALRFGPLEDERNVGLMEGVVAGIAHYGNCVGVPTVGGEVAFDASYSGNPLVNAMALGLMETEQIVCSGAEGVGYPVVYVGSTTGRDGMGGASFASAELTEASLDDRPAVQVGDPFLEKGLIEACLEAFQTGDVVAAQDMGAAGLTCSCSEMAAKGGLGIELDLDRVPAREAGMTPYEFLLSESQERMLFVVKPGREQALMDRFTRWGLQAAVVGRVLEDNIVRVLQNGSVAAEVPASALADDTPINRHELISEPPVEIQAHWRWSESELPPASASGITPAGSTALSWNAALLQLLDDPTIASKRWVYRQYDHQVQANTVVPPGGADAAVVRLRPQATTEAATRGVAAVVDCPNRWVALDPERGGMAAVAEAARNLSCAGAEPLAVTDNLNFPSPETPTGYWQLALACRGLSAACSALDTPVTGGNVSLYNETRLPDGRMQPIHPTPVVGMVGLVHDLAHVRGQAWREAGDAIWLLGVPLEAGEAPADPRLSLAGSSYLERVHGAVTGRPPEIDLPLERSVQGFLRQAIAAGLVRSAHDLSDGGLAVAAAESCIASGLGAHLEIPASAARVDRLLFAEGGARILVSVAPAQGAAWQQALDAAGVPAQCLGVVAAEAELQIQQAGQPLVQLPVAQLETQFEQAIPRRMGVDLPPTA; this is translated from the coding sequence GTGGTCGCCGCTCCCGAGTATTCCGTTCCCGACGCTCTCAAGAAGGAGAACCTCAGCCAGCCGGATTACGACGAGATTTGTCGCCGCCTCGGGCGCGCCCCCAACCGCGCTGAGCTGGGCATGTTCGGCGTGATGTGGTCGGAGCACTGCTGTTACCGCAACTCGCGCCCACTGCTCCAGGGCTTCCCCACCAGCGGCCCGCGCATCCTGGTGGGCCCCGGTGAGAACGCCGGGGTGGTGGACCTGGGCGAAGGCCAGCGCCTGGCCTTCAAGATCGAGAGCCACAACCATCCCTCGGCCGTGGAGCCGTTCCAGGGAGCGGCCACGGGCGTGGGCGGCATCCTGCGCGACATCTTCACCATGGGCGCCCGGCCCATCGCCCTGCTCAATGCCCTGCGCTTTGGGCCCCTGGAAGACGAGCGGAATGTGGGCTTGATGGAGGGCGTGGTGGCTGGCATCGCCCACTACGGCAATTGCGTGGGCGTGCCCACCGTGGGTGGTGAAGTGGCGTTCGATGCCAGCTACTCCGGCAACCCGCTGGTGAACGCCATGGCTCTGGGGCTGATGGAAACCGAGCAGATCGTCTGCTCCGGTGCCGAGGGCGTGGGCTATCCGGTGGTCTATGTGGGCAGCACCACCGGCCGCGACGGCATGGGCGGCGCCAGCTTCGCCAGCGCCGAGCTCACCGAGGCCTCCCTCGACGACCGCCCCGCCGTGCAGGTGGGAGATCCCTTCCTGGAGAAGGGCCTGATCGAGGCTTGCCTCGAGGCTTTCCAGACCGGTGACGTGGTGGCTGCGCAAGACATGGGCGCCGCCGGCCTCACCTGCAGCTGCTCGGAGATGGCCGCCAAAGGGGGGCTGGGGATTGAGCTGGATCTCGATCGCGTGCCCGCTCGCGAGGCCGGCATGACTCCCTACGAATTCCTGCTCAGCGAATCCCAGGAGCGGATGCTGTTCGTGGTGAAGCCCGGCCGTGAGCAGGCGTTGATGGATCGTTTCACCCGCTGGGGCCTGCAGGCCGCTGTGGTGGGCCGCGTGCTGGAAGACAACATTGTGCGCGTGCTCCAGAACGGTTCCGTCGCGGCTGAAGTGCCCGCCAGCGCCCTGGCCGACGACACCCCGATCAACCGCCATGAGCTGATCAGCGAGCCACCAGTCGAGATCCAGGCCCACTGGCGCTGGAGTGAATCCGAGTTGCCCCCCGCGAGTGCCAGCGGCATCACCCCGGCAGGGAGCACCGCCCTGAGCTGGAATGCGGCCCTGCTGCAGCTGCTCGACGATCCCACCATCGCCTCCAAGCGCTGGGTCTACCGCCAATACGACCACCAGGTGCAGGCCAACACCGTGGTGCCCCCCGGTGGCGCCGATGCGGCTGTTGTGCGCCTGCGGCCCCAAGCCACCACGGAGGCCGCGACCCGTGGCGTGGCGGCTGTGGTCGATTGCCCGAACCGCTGGGTGGCCCTCGACCCCGAGCGCGGTGGCATGGCGGCCGTGGCTGAGGCGGCCCGCAACCTCAGCTGTGCGGGGGCCGAGCCCCTGGCCGTGACCGACAACCTCAACTTCCCGTCCCCGGAAACCCCTACCGGCTACTGGCAGCTGGCTCTGGCCTGCCGTGGCCTTTCGGCGGCCTGCTCCGCGCTGGACACGCCCGTCACCGGCGGCAATGTCTCCCTTTACAACGAAACCCGCCTGCCCGATGGGCGCATGCAGCCGATTCACCCCACGCCGGTGGTGGGCATGGTGGGCCTCGTGCACGATTTGGCCCACGTGCGCGGCCAGGCCTGGCGGGAAGCCGGCGATGCCATCTGGCTGCTGGGGGTGCCGCTTGAGGCAGGAGAGGCTCCCGCCGATCCCCGCCTGAGCCTGGCTGGCAGCAGCTATCTTGAGCGGGTGCATGGAGCCGTCACAGGGCGCCCGCCCGAGATTGATCTGCCGCTGGAGCGCTCCGTGCAGGGCTTCCTGCGCCAGGCGATCGCGGCGGGCCTGGTGCGCTCCGCCCACGACCTCAGCGATGGCGGCCTGGCGGTGGCTGCCGCCGAGAGCTGCATCGCCAGCGGCCTCGGCGCCCACCTGGAGATCCCTGCCAGCGCCGCCCGGGTTGATCGCCTGCTGTTTGCCGAAGGCGGAGCCCGCATCCTGGTGAGCGTGGCTCCGGCCCAGGGCGCTGCTTGGCAGCAGGCGCTGGATGCGGCCGGCGTTCCGGCTCAATGTCTGGGTGTGGTGGCTGCAGAGGCTGAACTGCAGATCCAGCAGGCCGGTCAGCCTCTGGTGCAGCTGCCGGTGGCTCAGCTGGAGACCCAGTTCGAGCAGGCCATTCCCCGCCGGATGGGTGTCGACCTGCCTCCGACTGCCTGA